The nucleotide window GATTCTTTGCAAGAATTGTTATGCCTCTTTCACGCTCGAGTGTGTTCGAATCCATAATTCTCTTTTCGACTTGCTGATTTTCCCGAAAAGCACCGGTTTGTTTCAACATAAAGTCAACTAATGTGGTTTTGCCGTGATCAACGTGCGCAATTATAGCTATGTTTTTTATATCATTTCTTCGTTTAGTCACAAATTTTCCTTGTAATAATTTAAGTGAGGTGCAAATATAAAGATGAATCGCCGGGTAACCAATTCAATTGCAGATATGTAATCCGGGAAAAGTTTAATTTGTTAACTCAGTATTTCAGTATGAAGTGCAATTTCTTCAAGTATAGATGAAACCTTTAAACATTCCTGCATACTTCCTGAATAAACAATAGCCATCCCTTTAACGTGAACTTCAAAAGCAAATGAACGGGCTTTCTCAAAAGTACATAGTGTGGCTTTTATTAATTGAATTATGACTTCGTCAAATGAATGCCAATCATCATTGTACAATGCTACGCGTGATGCCAACCCAATATCAGTCTGCTCATCCGTGATGATTTCTATTTTAGGTGTTTCAAATGTTTTCGTCGGCATTTAGAAGTAAAATAATTTTTTTTCGTAAAAATATTAAATCTCACTTATAATTTATCTATAATGACTACAGATTAATTGATTTTTCAATCTTCTATAACTATATTTTTTTTCAAAAATAAAATAAAATTGGAGTTCTAATGAAAATAGCAGTTTGTATTAGTCATGTACCGGATACAGCAGCAAAAATAAATATCGGCTCTGATCAAAAATCTATTGATCAGAACGGAGTAACTTATATAATTAACCCTTATGACGAATTTGGAATTGAAGAAGCATTAAAGCAAAAGGAAAAATTTGGAGGTGATTCCGAAGTAATTATTCTTAGTGTCGGCGGCGATGCAAATAAAGAATCAATCCGCAAAGCACTTGCCATGGGTGCTGATAGGGGAATTATTCTGAAAGATGAAAACCCAAAAGATTCATTTTCAATTGCTTCAATTCTTGCAGATGAAATTAAAGCTCTCGGATGTGAACTTGTTTTTTTCGGGAAACAATCTGTTGATTACGATAATTCCATAACGGGACAACTAACTGCCGAGCTGCTTAACTATTCTTGTATCTCTGTAGTAGTCAGTTTGAATATTGATGGTAATAAAGTTTTTGCGGAAAGAGAAATTGAAGGGGGTAAGGAAATAGTCGAATCAAAATTGCCTATTGTTATCACAACTCAAAAGGGGTTGAATGAGCCGCGGTATGCCTCGTTGAAAGGTATTATGTCTGCAAAGAAAAAAGTAATCGAAGAAAAACCCGCTTTGGCTGTAAACAATTTGACCGAAGTAATTAAAATGAGCCGTCCCCCCGCAAAGAAAGCCGGCAGAATTCTTGGCTCAGATAGTTCTGCAGTGCCCGAATTGGTCAAACTCTTACACGAAGAAGCAAAAGTAATTTAAAGGAAATAAAATTTATGATAAAAAATATTTTAGTAGTAATTGAACAGAGAGACGGCAAAATTAAAAAATCTTCTCTCGAAGCTGTAAGTACTGCATCTAAACTTGCATCTGAAACAAATTCGTCAGTACAATCAATTGCTCTCGGCAGCGAAATCGAAAACCTTTCTTCAATAGCAGAGTATGGCGTTTCAAAGATTAATCATTTCAAGAATAGTGATTTACATTCCTATTCGCCATCTGCCTACACAAAAATCATTTCAGAATTTGCAATTCAAACCGGTTCAGATTTAATAATTATTCCCAATACATCTTTTGGAAAAGATCTGGCGCCGCGAATTGCTGCAAGAATTTCTGCAGGTTGTATTATGGATATTATTCATTTCGAAATTTCTGCAGATGAGCTAATCTGCCGAAGGCCTATCTATGCAGGCAAAGCAATGCTTGATGTAAAATTTTTAAGCGAGAAAAAAGTATTGACTCTGCGTCCTAATGTTTTTAAAGCAGAAAAACTTCCCGGATTGTCTGCGGA belongs to Ignavibacteriales bacterium and includes:
- a CDS encoding ATP-dependent Clp protease adaptor ClpS; translated protein: MPTKTFETPKIEIITDEQTDIGLASRVALYNDDWHSFDEVIIQLIKATLCTFEKARSFAFEVHVKGMAIVYSGSMQECLKVSSILEEIALHTEILS
- a CDS encoding electron transfer flavoprotein subunit beta/FixA family protein → MKIAVCISHVPDTAAKINIGSDQKSIDQNGVTYIINPYDEFGIEEALKQKEKFGGDSEVIILSVGGDANKESIRKALAMGADRGIILKDENPKDSFSIASILADEIKALGCELVFFGKQSVDYDNSITGQLTAELLNYSCISVVVSLNIDGNKVFAEREIEGGKEIVESKLPIVITTQKGLNEPRYASLKGIMSAKKKVIEEKPALAVNNLTEVIKMSRPPAKKAGRILGSDSSAVPELVKLLHEEAKVI
- a CDS encoding electron transfer flavoprotein subunit alpha/FixB family protein, which encodes MIKNILVVIEQRDGKIKKSSLEAVSTASKLASETNSSVQSIALGSEIENLSSIAEYGVSKINHFKNSDLHSYSPSAYTKIISEFAIQTGSDLIIIPNTSFGKDLAPRIAARISAGCIMDIIHFEISADELICRRPIYAGKAMLDVKFLSEKKVLTLRPNVFKAEKLPGLSAEITLNEVTSPDLTTRVTEIKKSEGKLDVAEADIIVSGGRGVKGPENFHLIEELAETLGAAVGASRAVVDAGWRSHGEQVGQTGKTVSPSLYIACGISGAIQHLAGMSSSKYIVAINKDKDAPIFSVADYGITGDLFEVLPKLTEEIKKLRS